One segment of Deltaproteobacteria bacterium DNA contains the following:
- a CDS encoding MFS transporter, producing MSRRWLIFLITSANFFLSQFYRATNAVIADDLLRDLSLDTQGLGTISAAFFYAFALTQIPISILLDRLGPRRMMTGLSLVGIGGALLFSAAHSQGMGAAGRILLGVGMACNLMGTLKLLTVWFAPSSFATLTGVVFSIGTLGNMAATSPLVFLVNAIGWRHSFMIIAAINLVLVMALYLVVRDMPQDAPSAHHDLPPSGPDKVFSGLTLLLKTRDYWIISIGAFVSYGVYGAFQTLWAGPYLMEVMGQSDMDTGHLIFLMNLGAIAGGPLWGAMSDRILKTRKWVVTGGLLTLVLILFILAGLPVGTGFGVLLILFFAFGLIRASGLLMYVHIRENMPIDMAGTAMTGINFFTMIGPAFFLQGLGMFMQALYPEASRGPEAFMTSFVLCACCCLLAGLLYFFTKETRGARK from the coding sequence ATGTCCCGTCGCTGGCTGATTTTCCTGATTACCTCTGCTAATTTCTTCCTTTCCCAGTTCTACCGGGCCACCAATGCAGTCATTGCCGACGATCTTCTAAGAGACCTTTCATTAGACACGCAGGGTCTGGGGACCATCAGCGCCGCCTTTTTCTATGCCTTTGCCCTGACCCAGATTCCGATCAGCATCCTTTTAGACAGGCTCGGCCCCAGGCGGATGATGACCGGGCTTTCTTTAGTGGGGATCGGGGGCGCCCTCCTCTTCTCCGCAGCCCATTCGCAGGGGATGGGTGCGGCGGGCCGCATCCTCCTGGGCGTGGGCATGGCCTGCAATCTCATGGGGACCCTCAAGCTTCTGACGGTCTGGTTCGCTCCGTCCTCCTTTGCCACCCTCACCGGTGTGGTATTTTCCATCGGCACCCTGGGGAACATGGCGGCCACCTCCCCCCTGGTCTTCCTGGTCAATGCCATCGGCTGGCGGCACTCGTTTATGATCATTGCGGCAATAAACCTGGTTCTCGTCATGGCCCTGTATCTGGTGGTAAGGGATATGCCTCAGGATGCGCCTTCCGCACACCATGACCTTCCGCCCTCCGGCCCGGACAAGGTCTTCTCCGGGTTGACCCTCCTTTTGAAGACACGGGACTACTGGATCATCTCCATCGGGGCCTTTGTGAGCTACGGGGTCTATGGCGCCTTTCAGACCCTCTGGGCCGGTCCCTATCTCATGGAGGTGATGGGCCAGAGCGATATGGACACGGGACATCTGATTTTTCTCATGAACCTGGGGGCCATTGCCGGGGGGCCGTTGTGGGGGGCGATGTCCGACAGGATCCTGAAGACCCGAAAATGGGTGGTCACCGGGGGTCTTCTGACACTCGTGTTAATCCTGTTCATCCTGGCGGGACTTCCGGTGGGAACGGGATTCGGGGTCCTTCTGATCCTGTTCTTTGCGTTCGGGCTGATCAGGGCCTCCGGATTGCTGATGTACGTGCACATCAGGGAGAACATGCCGATAGACATGGCCGGGACCGCCATGACCGGGATCAATTTTTTTACCATGATCGGCCCGGCCTTCTTTCTTCAGGGGTTGGGGATGTTCATGCAGGCCCTCTACCCTGAGGCATCCCGGGGACCGGAGGCCTTCATGACCTCCTTTGTCCTGTGTGCCTGCTGTTGCCTCCTGGCAGGACTCCTCTATTTCTTTACCAAAGAGACCCGGGGAGCCCGGAAATAA
- a CDS encoding DnaJ domain-containing protein, producing the protein MSDDYYTALGVSKGADLKKIKKAYREVIKRYHPDATGSTENVERFLEIREAYETLGDEAKRKRYDLELGKEPSRRGSERTAGIIHHRRSFFDEMETHFSSTDEFFEGFIPGFFHPERGKTRGKDLYFEAVLSSEEARRGGLFPITVPVTEPCPRCMKTGYVDAFFCPVCSGVGRVTSERTFSLNIPPNVQHGTELSVSMEDIGLKDAVLYIRAVIDPFM; encoded by the coding sequence ATGTCAGATGACTATTACACCGCTTTGGGGGTTAGTAAGGGGGCCGACCTCAAGAAGATCAAGAAGGCGTACCGGGAAGTGATAAAGAGGTATCATCCGGATGCGACCGGTTCCACGGAGAATGTGGAACGGTTCCTGGAGATCAGAGAGGCCTATGAGACACTGGGCGACGAGGCCAAACGAAAGCGTTACGATCTGGAGTTGGGAAAAGAACCTTCCCGCAGGGGAAGTGAAAGGACCGCCGGGATCATTCATCACAGGCGATCCTTTTTTGATGAAATGGAGACACATTTCTCTTCCACCGATGAGTTCTTTGAAGGATTCATCCCCGGGTTCTTCCACCCGGAAAGAGGGAAAACAAGAGGCAAGGATCTCTATTTTGAGGCCGTTCTCTCCTCGGAAGAGGCGAGAAGAGGGGGACTTTTTCCCATAACCGTTCCTGTTACCGAACCCTGCCCGAGGTGCATGAAAACAGGATATGTGGATGCCTTTTTCTGCCCGGTGTGTTCAGGCGTGGGGCGGGTGACGTCTGAAAGGACGTTTTCTTTGAACATCCCCCCCAATGTGCAACATGGAACCGAGTTAAGTGTGTCCATGGAAGACATCGGATTAAAGGATGCGGTTCTGTATATCCGGGCGGTCATCGATCCTTTTATGTAA
- a CDS encoding HU family DNA-binding protein: protein MTLNKARIVTSVMEHVGFKPRRKSLQLFLFPELDRIFLSRNRAGKIVDSLFGKIKDALARGEDVRIAGFGRFRVKFKWARKGRNPQTGEMIILRSSRTVRFKPSKKLREKING, encoded by the coding sequence ATGACGTTGAACAAGGCCCGTATTGTCACCAGCGTAATGGAACATGTCGGTTTTAAACCGCGCCGTAAAAGCCTCCAGCTGTTCCTCTTCCCAGAGCTGGATCGTATATTCCTGAGCAGGAACCGCGCCGGTAAAATCGTCGACTCCCTCTTCGGTAAAATTAAGGATGCCCTGGCCCGGGGTGAAGACGTCCGCATCGCCGGCTTCGGCAGATTCCGGGTAAAATTCAAGTGGGCCAGGAAGGGGAGAAATCCGCAGACAGGGGAGATGATTATTCTCAGATCCAGCAGAACCGTCCGGTTCAAGCCGTCCAAGAAACTTCGGGAGAAGATCAATGGATAA
- a CDS encoding ABC transporter ATP-binding protein/permease has translation MIDLILGKEIAAYVRRHRGMVICAVVLMAISSVFVVVPAYLLQPFVDEGMKTGSAPVAWKIPWIQLEAGSWFSFKKTELTIVEGITPNRLLVLLTLVAFVSVFIKSITTYLGGLSAAAFSNRAVKSLRIDLFAQFISLSPGFYHKRKAGELIARSTADLAVLQGLIAEVLLGLIEYPLSALVFLIYLFVMNLKLTLLVFFVVPLIALLVRIFGKKVKKHSFRVQEATAEVTSAYHETLLCIKLVHGFFMGKREVKRFSALAENLYHRIMHWNRWQLGLGPMMDSVVFLVMPGVLIVGKVYFHHSLGELMAMAYAFSRVYRPVKRLALVNNQIKTLQGATQRVFGIMGTVSDIRDLPGAAPLPRHRETIAFDKVSFGYSPGDPVLKDVSFCLRQGEMVAFVGSTGAGKSTLLSLIPRFYDVTEGKISIDGMDIRYVTLKSLRRQIGVVNQEILLFNETIQYNIGYGDPEKGMEAIIAAAKAAHAHDFIMAQPDGYQTMVGDQGSLLSGGQRQRIAIARAILIDPAVLMLDEAASALDAESEGRVQKAIEGLKGTRTIVIVAHRLSTIMRADRIFVLEAGRIVESGTLQELLKLNGRFRQLHDMQFGKEHGARSAEGMAPSA, from the coding sequence ATGATAGATCTTATCTTAGGTAAAGAGATTGCCGCCTATGTCCGGCGTCATCGGGGGATGGTCATCTGCGCAGTGGTGCTGATGGCCATATCCTCAGTGTTCGTGGTGGTTCCCGCCTACCTTCTGCAGCCCTTTGTCGATGAAGGGATGAAGACAGGATCGGCACCCGTGGCCTGGAAAATTCCCTGGATCCAGTTGGAAGCCGGATCATGGTTCTCCTTTAAAAAGACGGAACTGACCATTGTGGAGGGGATCACCCCGAATCGTCTCCTCGTACTCCTCACGCTGGTGGCCTTTGTCTCGGTGTTCATCAAATCCATCACCACCTATCTGGGCGGCCTCTCGGCTGCGGCATTTTCCAACCGGGCGGTCAAGTCCCTCAGGATAGACCTCTTCGCCCAGTTTATCTCCCTTTCGCCGGGGTTCTATCACAAAAGAAAAGCAGGGGAGTTGATTGCCAGGTCCACGGCGGATCTCGCCGTATTGCAGGGGCTGATCGCCGAGGTGCTCCTGGGCCTGATCGAGTACCCGCTCTCGGCCCTGGTGTTCCTGATCTATCTCTTCGTGATGAACCTCAAACTGACCTTGCTGGTCTTTTTTGTGGTACCCCTGATCGCCCTCCTGGTCAGGATCTTCGGGAAGAAGGTCAAGAAACATTCCTTCAGGGTCCAGGAGGCCACTGCAGAGGTCACGTCCGCCTATCATGAAACCCTCCTCTGCATCAAACTGGTGCATGGGTTTTTTATGGGGAAGAGGGAGGTTAAGCGGTTCAGTGCGCTTGCCGAAAACCTCTACCATCGGATCATGCACTGGAACCGATGGCAGTTGGGCCTCGGTCCGATGATGGATTCTGTTGTCTTTCTGGTCATGCCCGGGGTATTGATCGTAGGAAAGGTCTATTTTCATCACAGTCTCGGTGAACTCATGGCAATGGCCTATGCCTTTTCACGGGTCTACAGACCGGTCAAGCGCTTGGCCCTGGTGAACAATCAGATCAAGACTCTTCAGGGGGCCACCCAGCGGGTCTTCGGGATTATGGGAACCGTCTCCGACATTCGGGACCTTCCCGGAGCCGCACCGCTCCCGCGCCACAGGGAAACCATCGCATTTGACAAGGTGAGTTTCGGCTATTCTCCCGGCGACCCGGTGCTCAAGGATGTCTCCTTCTGCCTCAGGCAGGGGGAGATGGTGGCCTTTGTAGGATCCACCGGGGCAGGCAAGAGCACGCTCCTCTCTCTCATCCCCCGTTTTTACGACGTCACCGAGGGAAAGATTTCCATCGATGGGATGGATATCCGGTATGTCACCCTGAAATCCCTGCGCCGGCAGATAGGCGTTGTGAACCAGGAGATCCTCCTTTTTAATGAAACCATCCAGTATAACATCGGCTACGGGGATCCGGAAAAAGGGATGGAGGCGATCATCGCCGCGGCAAAGGCCGCCCATGCCCACGACTTCATTATGGCCCAACCCGATGGGTATCAGACCATGGTGGGGGACCAGGGAAGCCTTCTCTCAGGCGGTCAAAGACAGCGGATCGCCATTGCAAGGGCCATACTGATCGACCCGGCCGTGCTGATGCTGGACGAGGCGGCCTCGGCCCTCGACGCAGAGAGCGAAGGGCGGGTACAAAAGGCCATCGAAGGATTGAAAGGGACCCGGACGATTGTGATCGTTGCCCACCGCCTGAGCACCATCATGCGGGCAGACCGTATCTTCGTTTTGGAGGCGGGCAGGATCGTGGAATCGGGGACCCTCCAAGAGCTTTTGAAATTGAATGGAAGGTTCAGACAGCTTCATGACATGCAGTTCGGCAAAGAGCATGGAGCGCGGAGCGCTGAGGGGATGGCCCCTAGCGCATAG
- the aroQ gene encoding type II 3-dehydroquinate dehydratase: MDKTSVLVINGPNLNMLGQREPDQYGKMTLEDICRKIKAHGEQKHIPVDFFQSNSEGELVNRIQDAPGRFSGIILNAGAYSHTSIAIRDAVSTISVPVIEVHISNVYNREGFRHHSYLAPVCAGSIVGFGYLSYILALEYFALSCQPRH; this comes from the coding sequence ATGGATAAGACATCTGTTTTGGTGATAAACGGACCCAACTTGAATATGCTGGGCCAAAGGGAACCGGATCAGTACGGGAAGATGACCCTGGAGGACATCTGCCGGAAAATCAAAGCCCATGGGGAGCAAAAACATATTCCGGTGGATTTTTTCCAGAGCAACTCCGAAGGCGAGCTGGTCAACCGCATCCAGGACGCCCCGGGCCGGTTTTCCGGGATCATCCTTAATGCCGGGGCCTATTCACATACCAGCATTGCCATCCGTGACGCCGTTTCAACTATTTCCGTCCCTGTGATCGAGGTCCATATATCGAATGTATACAATCGGGAAGGGTTCCGTCATCATTCCTATCTTGCCCCGGTATGCGCCGGATCCATCGTCGGGTTCGGATATTTAAGCTATATTCTGGCCTTGGAATATTTTGCCCTCTCTTGTCAGCCCCGGCACTAA